The following are encoded in a window of Paenibacillaceae bacterium GAS479 genomic DNA:
- a CDS encoding Predicted dehydrogenase, with protein MALKIGIVGLNGIGNNHAACYQEDELADLVAVCDVVKERADAAAQRYGVKAYYSLKDMIEGEPDLQIVDIATGGIENGSWHYEPAMEAIGYGKHVLVEKPLCHDIRHGRELVALAEEKKVYLGCNLNHYFTPPAEKAMEYMNNGEIGELVYCLLKMGFNGGEANYGLAGSPKVKGHPYFHMKAFLTHPFSVMRHFCGDITHIQTFSDTPGFRRNAGDVMVSINSIHVKFANGGVGYLLSQRGDAVYGLGGWWSAEVAGTKGTFTIENCVEKLSLWRAEQGVPAISEPVKAEVTDYGTKDFNRTFNNRLHAFLEDISNGVPREELRANGRDALAVLEYTFAVIESYERGGEVVRPHSLPPLLGDPHSMK; from the coding sequence ATGGCACTTAAAATCGGAATTGTAGGATTAAACGGAATTGGCAATAATCATGCTGCATGTTACCAAGAGGACGAACTGGCTGATCTTGTCGCCGTTTGCGACGTAGTGAAGGAGCGTGCGGATGCAGCTGCTCAACGCTATGGCGTAAAGGCTTACTATAGCCTGAAAGATATGATTGAGGGCGAGCCCGATTTGCAAATCGTAGACATTGCCACTGGAGGAATCGAAAACGGTAGCTGGCATTATGAACCTGCTATGGAAGCGATCGGCTATGGAAAACACGTCCTCGTGGAAAAGCCACTTTGTCATGACATTCGCCACGGCAGAGAACTTGTCGCTTTAGCCGAAGAGAAAAAGGTTTATCTTGGTTGCAACTTGAATCACTATTTCACCCCACCTGCAGAAAAAGCGATGGAATACATGAACAACGGCGAAATCGGGGAACTCGTCTACTGCCTGCTCAAAATGGGGTTCAATGGCGGCGAGGCCAATTATGGGCTAGCCGGATCGCCTAAAGTGAAAGGGCATCCTTACTTCCATATGAAGGCGTTTCTGACTCACCCGTTCAGCGTCATGCGCCATTTCTGCGGCGATATTACACACATCCAGACCTTCTCGGATACACCGGGCTTCCGCCGCAACGCAGGGGATGTGATGGTTTCAATCAACAGCATTCACGTCAAGTTCGCCAATGGCGGCGTCGGATATTTGCTCAGCCAACGTGGCGACGCCGTATACGGCTTGGGCGGCTGGTGGAGCGCTGAGGTTGCTGGCACAAAAGGCACTTTCACGATTGAGAACTGCGTGGAAAAGCTGTCGCTTTGGAGAGCGGAACAAGGCGTTCCGGCCATTAGCGAACCGGTAAAAGCAGAAGTAACGGATTATGGTACAAAGGATTTCAATCGCACGTTCAATAACCGGCTTCATGCCTTCCTGGAGGATATCTCAAACGGCGTTCCTCGCGAGGAGCTTCGCGCAAACGGACGAGACGCTTTGGCTGTCCTTGAGTACACATTTGCCGTCATCGAGTCGTATGAACGGGGCGGGGAAGTCGTAAGACCCCATTCGCTGCCGCCGCTGCTTGGTGATCCCCATTCTATGAAATAA